The genomic region TATTGAAAAAATGGGCTCGGGCCGGCCGTTATTGATGGTTTTAGGGTCTATTAAGATTATTGGAAAAGGATTTCATAAAAAGCGTTAGGGAGGAAATTGCGTGAAAGGTTTTAGGTTTGTAAATGCTGCTGCGAAACGTGAGTTTGGTAAGTTGCCAAAAGACGTGCAATTGCTTTTTGCGACGAGTTTAAATGCAGTGGCTCAAGAGCAAGATCCCTTAGTTGATTTTAAGCATATTGCGAGTAGCGTTGGAAAAGGGGCGGTAGAGCTTATAGAGAATGGCAGTCCTGCGTATCGGGCTGTTTATTGCGCAAAGTTTGGAAACACAATATTTTTACTGCACTCCTTTGTGAAAACGACAAATGGTGTCGACAAAAAGGCTATGAATACGGCTAAACAGCGTTATAAAGTTATGATGGATATTGTCAAAAAAGAAAGGCTGTGATTTTCT from Marinomonas rhizomae harbors:
- a CDS encoding type II toxin-antitoxin system RelE/ParE family toxin, producing the protein MKGFRFVNAAAKREFGKLPKDVQLLFATSLNAVAQEQDPLVDFKHIASSVGKGAVELIENGSPAYRAVYCAKFGNTIFLLHSFVKTTNGVDKKAMNTAKQRYKVMMDIVKKERL